A single Methylomonas sp. AM2-LC DNA region contains:
- a CDS encoding RnfH family protein, translated as MVPETIAIEVVYATLQKQTVIPVQVPLNCTANDAIETSGILQLFPEINLQQHKIGIFSQICTLQKILSAGDRIEIYRPLIQNPMAARRERMHKS; from the coding sequence ATGGTACCTGAAACGATAGCAATTGAAGTAGTGTATGCAACCCTACAAAAACAAACTGTTATACCGGTGCAAGTACCTTTAAATTGCACAGCAAATGATGCGATTGAAACTTCAGGCATATTACAACTTTTTCCAGAAATAAATCTGCAACAGCATAAAATTGGAATTTTCAGTCAAATTTGCACTCTGCAAAAAATACTATCCGCGGGAGATCGAATAGAGATCTACCGTCCTTTAATACAAAATCCAATGGCAGCCAGACGCGAAAGAATGCACAAATCCTAG
- a CDS encoding FAD:protein FMN transferase, with protein MWYRFGLLFLLLAACTSEPQFQKIEGLTQGTTFHITYWSEVPVNTKAIEAEVGKVLEDIDKNLSNYRKDSTIELFNANTSTSPQDVGDEIVTLVRVSQTVSQLSQGCFDLTVKPIFELWGFNTDELKIPAQDVIQKTLDQVGMSKLEVVDDTHLQKKQANVTVDVSAVAQGYSVGKISDVLEQFSVENYMVEIGGELKTHGHKPGGQAWVIAVEKPLPGERSIHKVISMPKDKSMSVMTSGTYRHYFDANGQRYSHILDARTGKPVTHNLVAVTVLHENPTIADAWSTALLCLGYQDGLNLANSEKINAIFIRQQDSELLETQSDALRVNNTLTIQ; from the coding sequence ATGTGGTATCGGTTCGGATTATTATTCTTACTCTTAGCTGCTTGCACGTCTGAACCACAGTTTCAGAAAATTGAAGGGCTTACCCAAGGTACCACTTTCCATATTACCTATTGGTCGGAAGTGCCTGTTAATACAAAGGCCATTGAAGCCGAAGTGGGAAAAGTTTTGGAAGATATCGATAAAAATTTGTCGAATTATCGCAAAGATTCAACTATTGAATTGTTTAATGCAAATACCTCGACCTCCCCACAAGATGTGGGCGATGAAATCGTCACTCTGGTGCGAGTGTCTCAGACGGTTTCGCAACTCAGTCAAGGTTGTTTTGATCTGACGGTTAAACCCATTTTTGAACTATGGGGATTCAACACTGATGAGTTGAAAATTCCTGCTCAGGATGTCATTCAGAAAACGTTGGATCAGGTGGGTATGTCAAAGCTGGAGGTGGTGGATGATACCCACTTACAGAAAAAGCAAGCTAATGTAACGGTAGATGTTTCAGCGGTGGCCCAGGGTTATAGTGTGGGTAAAATTAGCGATGTCCTCGAGCAATTTTCAGTTGAGAATTATATGGTCGAGATCGGCGGGGAACTTAAAACGCATGGACATAAACCGGGTGGGCAAGCTTGGGTAATTGCTGTAGAAAAACCTTTGCCAGGAGAACGCAGTATCCACAAAGTGATTTCTATGCCCAAAGACAAGTCTATGTCGGTAATGACTTCAGGTACTTATAGGCATTATTTTGATGCTAACGGTCAACGCTATAGTCATATTCTGGATGCCAGAACGGGAAAGCCAGTAACGCATAATTTGGTGGCGGTGACTGTGCTGCATGAAAACCCCACCATAGCAGATGCTTGGTCAACTGCATTATTGTGTCTGGGTTATCAAGATGGGTTAAATCTTGCTAACAGTGAAAAAATTAATGCAATTTTTATTAGA
- a CDS encoding isochorismatase family protein has protein sequence MMIHPNLLDSRDSLLLIIDVQQRLTAAMSESDASLMVSQLGKILQAVKILEIPVLVTEQYPQGLGATLTEIMDYLPDDTGVFAKTGFSCCAADGFLEALQASGRKQLILCGLEAHVCVLQTALELLSRGFQVYVLDDAVCARRIKHKVLAMQRLQQQGVTLSCVESVLFEWLRDAKHMHFKTISSLIR, from the coding sequence ATGATGATACATCCCAATTTACTTGATAGCCGAGATAGCTTATTGCTCATTATTGATGTTCAGCAGCGGTTAACTGCGGCGATGTCGGAATCTGATGCCTCGTTGATGGTGTCGCAACTGGGCAAAATATTACAAGCGGTAAAAATTCTGGAAATCCCCGTATTAGTGACGGAGCAGTATCCACAAGGTCTAGGAGCTACTTTAACCGAGATCATGGATTATTTGCCTGACGATACAGGCGTTTTTGCTAAAACAGGGTTCTCATGCTGTGCGGCGGATGGATTTTTGGAGGCTTTGCAGGCTAGTGGTCGTAAGCAATTGATTTTATGTGGACTGGAAGCCCATGTTTGTGTGTTACAAACAGCTTTGGAATTGTTATCGCGTGGATTCCAGGTTTATGTGTTGGATGATGCTGTTTGTGCAAGACGTATTAAGCATAAGGTACTTGCTATGCAACGATTGCAACAGCAGGGGGTAACGCTGTCTTGCGTTGAATCAGTATTGTTTGAATGGTTGAGAGATGCAAAACATATGCATTTTAAAACTATTTCCTCGTTAATTCGTTAA
- a CDS encoding sodium-dependent transporter produces MINTPKTTHSEWSSRFAFILAATGSAVGLGNIWKFPYITGQNGGGAFVLVYLGCVLALGIPIMIAEIMLGRRGHLSPVNSMQSLAIEAGADSRWRYLGWLGMIAGFLILAYYSVIAGWSMAYISKAFFGSFFSSDASDIKNLFDDLMQSPIQQIFWHTVFMLITLQVVMRGVKGGLEKAVQLLMPALFFILLILVGYAMTSGAYNEGIKFLFSPDFSKINANAVLTAMGHAFFTLSLGMGSIMVYGSYLPKHISIAKTTFVIAGADTIVALLAGIAIFPLVFANQLEVGSGPGLIFQTLPLAFGKMGGGWLFGVLFFVLLFLAALTSSISLIEPTIAWLEESHQWDRKKACIWAGSGCWLLGIAVVFSFNIWSGHKLFDKNLFELLDYLTANLMLPLGGLAIAWFAGRIMKTRDSAQELEMPESDYKIWQFLIQYVSPAAVFLVFLHVLGVF; encoded by the coding sequence ATGATCAACACCCCAAAAACCACCCACAGCGAATGGTCTTCCCGTTTCGCATTTATCCTTGCAGCAACAGGCTCAGCAGTTGGTTTGGGTAATATCTGGAAGTTTCCATACATCACAGGACAAAACGGTGGCGGAGCCTTTGTTTTGGTGTATTTGGGCTGCGTACTGGCACTTGGCATTCCCATAATGATTGCAGAAATCATGCTGGGCAGGCGCGGCCATCTAAGTCCTGTCAACTCTATGCAAAGTTTGGCAATAGAAGCAGGTGCCGATAGTCGCTGGCGTTATCTGGGGTGGCTCGGCATGATTGCAGGGTTTTTGATTCTGGCTTATTACAGTGTTATTGCAGGCTGGTCAATGGCTTATATCAGCAAAGCCTTTTTCGGTAGTTTTTTTAGTAGCGATGCTAGCGACATTAAAAATTTATTTGATGATTTAATGCAAAGCCCAATCCAGCAAATATTCTGGCATACCGTATTTATGCTCATTACGCTCCAAGTAGTAATGCGCGGTGTAAAAGGCGGCCTGGAAAAAGCAGTACAATTGTTAATGCCGGCCCTATTTTTTATTTTACTGATTTTGGTAGGTTATGCCATGACATCCGGCGCCTATAATGAAGGCATTAAATTTCTATTTAGTCCTGATTTCAGTAAAATTAATGCCAATGCCGTACTGACTGCTATGGGTCATGCCTTTTTTACCTTAAGCCTTGGCATGGGATCTATTATGGTTTATGGCTCTTATTTGCCCAAGCATATTTCTATTGCCAAAACCACATTTGTTATTGCGGGAGCCGATACTATTGTGGCTTTATTGGCTGGTATTGCCATTTTCCCGCTAGTATTTGCCAATCAACTGGAGGTAGGGAGTGGTCCAGGCTTAATATTTCAAACCTTACCGCTCGCCTTTGGAAAAATGGGCGGCGGCTGGTTATTTGGTGTACTTTTCTTTGTGCTACTGTTTTTAGCCGCGTTAACCTCTTCAATCTCCCTGATTGAACCCACCATCGCTTGGCTGGAAGAAAGTCACCAATGGGATCGAAAAAAAGCATGTATTTGGGCTGGATCTGGCTGCTGGCTGTTAGGAATTGCAGTAGTATTTTCGTTTAATATTTGGTCGGGTCATAAACTGTTCGACAAGAATCTATTCGAATTACTGGATTACCTGACAGCCAACTTAATGTTACCTTTAGGCGGATTGGCAATTGCATGGTTTGCTGGCCGCATCATGAAAACCCGTGACAGTGCGCAAGAATTGGAAATGCCTGAGTCAGACTACAAAATTTGGCAATTTTTAATTCAATATGTTTCACCTGCGGCCGTGTTTTTGGTGTTTCTGCACGTACTAGGGGTGTTTTAA
- a CDS encoding type II toxin-antitoxin system RatA family toxin produces MTVVQKSALVKFSALQMYELVADIESYPQFLPWCSGSRILRRENDIVEGEIQIAKAGFHKSFATRNRLERGGKIYLSLLDGPFSSLEGVWNFLALREDASKISLDLEFEISGKLTSLAFGPVFNQICNTMVSSFTQRAKTIYGT; encoded by the coding sequence ATTACCGTGGTACAAAAAAGTGCATTAGTTAAATTTTCTGCATTACAAATGTATGAGCTGGTTGCAGATATTGAATCCTATCCGCAGTTTTTACCTTGGTGTAGTGGTAGTCGCATTTTACGGCGTGAAAATGACATTGTTGAAGGTGAAATTCAGATTGCTAAGGCAGGTTTTCATAAATCGTTTGCCACTCGAAACCGTTTGGAACGTGGCGGAAAAATCTATTTGAGTTTATTAGATGGGCCATTTTCTTCATTGGAAGGCGTATGGAACTTTTTAGCCTTACGGGAAGATGCCAGCAAAATTTCACTGGATCTGGAATTTGAAATTTCTGGCAAGCTGACCAGCTTGGCGTTTGGCCCGGTATTTAATCAGATTTGTAACACTATGGTCAGCTCTTTTACGCAACGCGCTAAAACAATTTATGGTACCTGA
- the smpB gene encoding SsrA-binding protein SmpB — protein MAAKKSKKDSKQTDNTIAVNRQATHEYYIEEQFEAGLVLEGWEVKSLRDGRVQLKESYVDIRRGEAWLCGAHVSPLLSASTHVNPEAVRRKKLLLHRRELNKLIGSVERKGYTLIPLSMYWIKGRAKLKIGLAKGKKLHDKRASAKDKDWERDRARIMKHG, from the coding sequence ATGGCAGCTAAAAAATCCAAAAAGGACAGCAAGCAAACCGACAATACAATTGCCGTCAATCGACAGGCAACTCATGAATATTATATCGAAGAACAGTTCGAAGCGGGGCTGGTGCTAGAGGGGTGGGAAGTAAAAAGCCTAAGAGATGGCAGGGTTCAGCTTAAAGAAAGTTATGTTGACATACGGCGAGGCGAAGCTTGGCTGTGTGGCGCGCATGTATCGCCTTTATTATCGGCATCAACGCATGTAAATCCAGAAGCGGTACGTAGAAAAAAATTATTATTACATCGTCGCGAGCTCAATAAATTAATTGGTTCTGTGGAGCGAAAAGGTTATACCCTGATTCCTTTATCCATGTATTGGATCAAGGGACGTGCAAAACTAAAAATTGGTTTGGCCAAAGGTAAAAAATTACACGATAAACGAGCCTCTGCTAAAGATAAAGATTGGGAACGTGATAGGGCCCGTATTATGAAGCATGGATAA